In Malus sylvestris chromosome 16, drMalSylv7.2, whole genome shotgun sequence, the following are encoded in one genomic region:
- the LOC126608490 gene encoding monothiol glutaredoxin-S10-like, which produces MDRVTKLASQNAVVIFSKSSCCMSHAVKRLFYEQGVSPEIYELDEESRGKEMECALTRLGCQPSVPAVFIGGKFVGSANTVMTLHLNGSLKKLLKDAGALWL; this is translated from the coding sequence ATGGATCGTGTAACAAAATTGGCATCACAAAATGCCGTAGTGATATTCAGCAAGAGCTCGTGCTGCATGTCCCATGCAGTCAAGAGACTGTTTTACGAACAAGGGGTAAGTCCTGAAATCTATGAGCTCGATGAGGAGTCAAGAGGGAAGGAGATGGAGTGTGCTTTGACAAGGCTAGGTTGCCAACCTTCAGTGCCTGCTGTCTTCATTGGTGGCAAATTTGTAGGCTCAGCCAATACAGTCATGACACTTCATCTCAATGGGTCGCTAAAGAAATTGCTAAAAGATGCAGGAGCATTGTGGCTCTAA
- the LOC126608281 gene encoding monothiol glutaredoxin-S2-like, producing the protein MDAVTNMASERPVVIFSKSSCCMSHSIKTLLCDFGVNPAVYELDQMQRGREIEQALSRLGCNPTVPAVFIGGELVGGANEVMSLHLKRSLIPMLKRVGALWV; encoded by the coding sequence ATGGATGCGGTGACAAATATGGCTTCAGAGAGACCAGTGGTGATCTTCAGCAAGAGCTCGTGCTGCATGTCGCACTCGATCAAAACCCTGCTTTGTGACTTTGGGGTGAACCCAGCAGTGTATGAGCTTGATCAGATgcaaagagggagagagatagagcAAGCTCTCTCTAGGCTTGGATGCAACCCTACTGTGCCTGCTGTGTTCATTGGTGGTGAACTTGTTGGTGGAGCCAATGAGGTCATGAGTCTTCATCTTAAGCGCTCCTTAATCCCCATGCTTAAGCGTGTCGGAGCATTATGGGTTTGA
- the LOC126606959 gene encoding serine/threonine-protein kinase PBL27-like — protein MGGCFPCFGSSKNKEGSGGGGGVKEVTKKDSSVKEGSAAQSHHVTRVSSDKKSRNGSDPKKEPPIPKDGPTAHIAAQTFTFRELAAATKNFRPECLLGEGGFGRVYKGRLESTGQVVAVKQLDRNGLQGNREFLVEVLMLSLLHHTNLVNLIGYCADGDQRLLVYEFMPLGSLEDHLHDLPSDKEPLDWNTRMKIAAGAAKGLEYLHDRANPPVIYRDLKSSNILLDEGFHPKLSDFGLAKLGPVGDKTHVSTRVMGTYGYCAPEYAMTGQLTLKSDVYSFGVVFLELITGRKAIDNTRGPGEHNLVAWARPLFKDRRKFPKMADPLLQGRYPMRGLYQALAVAAMCLQEQAATRPLIGDVVTALTYLASQTYDPNAASTQSNRVGPSTPRHRDERRNMGDGLDSPDDSLRGGRQGSPARHKNSPDFRRRDPNKDLNTAAELGRVETGTGSGRRGGLDGLDRQESQRDSPLSAGRARETPRNRDLDRERAVAEAKVWGENWREKKRANAMGSFDGTNE, from the exons ATGGGTGGGTGCTTTCCTTGTTTTGGATCATCCAAAAACAAAGAGGGcagcggtggtggtggtggtgtcaaGGAAGTGACCAAGAAGGACTCATCAGTTAAAGAAGGCTCAGCTGCTCAGTCTCACCATGTTACAAGAGTTAGCTCTG ATAAAAAATCACGGAATGGTTCTGATCCTAAGAAGGAACCACCTATTCCAAAAGATGGACCTACGGCACACATTGCTGCACAAACATTTACCTTCCGGGAGCTCGCAGCTGCAACAAAGAATTTTAGGCCAGAATGTTTGTTGGGTGAAGGTGGTTTTGGACGCGTTTACAAAGGTCGCTTGGAGAGCACAGGACAG GTAGTTGCAGTGAAACAACTTGACCGGAATGGTCTTCAAGGAAATCGAGAATTTTTGGTTGAGGTTCTTATGCTTAGCCTTCTGCATCACACAAACCTTGTTAACTTGATTGGCTATTGTGCTGATGGGGATCAACGCCTCCTTGTTTACGAGTTTATGCCCTTGGGATCCTTGGAGGATCATTTACATG ATCTTCCATCAGACAAGGAACCCCTGGACTGGAATACAAGAATGAAGATTGCGGCGGGTGCAGCTAAGGGTTTGGAATATTTGCATGATAGAGCAAACCCTCCCGTCATATACAGAGACTTGAAATCGTCAAACATCCTTCTTGACGAGGGTTTTCACCCAAAGTTATCTGATTTTGGGCTTGCAAAACTAGGTCCCGTTGGTGACAAGACACACGTCTCCACACGTGTGATGGGAACATATGGCTACTGTGCTCCAGAGTATGCTATGACTGGCCAACTGACTCTGAAGTCCGATGTCTACAGTTTTGGAGTCGTCTTCCTTGAACTTATTACAGGGCGAAAAGCCATTGATAATACCCGAGGTCCTGGAGAGCATAATCTTGTTGCATGG GCACGGCCACTCTTCAAGGATCGTAGGAAGTTCCCGAAAATGGCTGATCCGCTATTGCAAGGCCGTTACCCAATGCGAGGGCTCTACCAAGCTCTTGCTGTTGCAGCCATGTGTTTGCAGGAGCAAGCGGCTACAAGGCCTCTAATAGGGGATGTTGTGACTGCTCTGACGTACTTAGCCTCCCAAACATATGATCCAAATGCAGCCAGTACTCAAAGTAACAGAGTTGGTCCATCTACTCCTAGGCACAGGGATGAACGAAGGAACATGGGAGATGGGCTAGATAGCCCAGATGACTCTCTACGTGGTGGGCGACAGGGTTCTCCTGCTAGGCATAAAAACTCACCTGATTTCAGAAGAAGAGACCCCAATAAGGACTTGAATACCGCCGCAGAATTAGGGAGGGTTGAAACTGGCACTGGGTCTGGGAGAAGAGGAGGTTTAGATGGGTTGGACCGACAAGAGTCTCAGAGAGACAGCCCACTAAGTGCTGGGAGAGCACGGGAAACTCCAAGAAACCGTGATCTAGATAGAGAGCGTGCAGTGGCTGAGGCAAAGGTTTGGGgtgaaaattggagagaaaagAAGCGAGCAAATGCGATGGGTAGCTTTGACGGTACAAATGAGTAA